Proteins from a single region of Eremothecium gossypii ATCC 10895 chromosome VI, complete sequence:
- the BIK1 gene encoding Bik1p (Syntenic homolog of Saccharomyces cerevisiae YCL029C (BIK1)) gives MSDKYQDRIGTFLQIPNVGKGQLKYIGPVEGKQGLFVGVDLLANIGKNDGTFRGKRYFETEYPQSGLFIHLQKVAWLLDQAGDGLPGGTTAAGHNPQVHAQAHGQAHPQQQRLSIVTSTSTLATNGSTGAAKTRNRASSVIYRSPTPRRVVSRAASMMSRRTLASDQSDFFSDSMEAEDRPHSENEDDVEEEEDAEDAATESADNRNSIFMTPKYFKRQSISYESKIKQQQEEILHYKRLLDDQRIVLEEIQPAIDDYEEKLRYLEAEKQRLQNTLQSEREHLAKQKQYFEAEHEQLLSVVDELHKEIKENEERMLRQRRRQTIIMEDEGQVLEMDTLKSENDRLKRQLEELLKQCEEQELLKAEWQKERARLQTDNLSLNDGYSSLSKELAETQRKLDDIVQGQSLKSGTDLASYQSEIEYLRRELEEARSLIGVKSSVHSNRHRDELGLQSKLPNESLPLFDGNKNKDAAAGRLLWCALCEKDGHTAFECTEVAF, from the coding sequence ATGTCGGACAAATATCAGGACAGAATAGGGACGTTCTTGCAGATACCTAATGTTGGCAAAGGCCAGCTGAAATACATAGGGCCTGTGGAAGGAAAGCAGGGTTTGTTTGTGGGGGTGGATTTATTGGCTAACATCGGGAAGAATGACGGGACTTTTCGCGGCAAACGGTACTTTGAGACCGAGTACCCGCAGTCAGGCCTCTTCATCCACCTACAGAAGGTAGCTTGGTTACTTGACCAAGCCGGCGATGGCCTGCCGGGCGGCACGACGGCGGCTGGCCATAACCCGCAAGTGCATGCCCAAGCTCACGGGCAAGCGCAcccacagcagcagcggctgtCGATAGTGACTTCCACTTCTACATTGGCCACAAATGGGTCTACGGGCGCGGCGAAAACCAGGAATCGTGCGAGCAGCGTTATATACCGCTCACCGACTCCGAGACGCGTAGTGAGTCGTGCTGCCAGTATGATGAGTCGGAGAACGCTGGCTTCGGATCAGAGCGATTTTTTCTCCGATTCCATGGAGGCCGAGGACCGGCCGCATAGTGAAAATGAGGACGACGTggaggaagaggaggaTGCGGAAGACGCGGCGACTGAGTCCGCAGATAACAGGAACAGCATATTCATGACACCAAAGTACTTTAAGCGTCAGAGCATTTCCTATGAGTCAAAGATTAAACAACAGCAAGAGGAAATTCTGCATTACAAAAGGTTGCTTGACGACCAGCGCATTGTCTTGGAGGAGATACAGCCGGCAATAGATGACTATGAAGAAAAACTACGTTATCTTGAGGCTGAGAAGCAGCGATTACAAAACACGTTGCAGTCGGAGCGCGAGCACCTGGCAAAGCAGAAACAGTACTTCGAAGCGGAGCACGAGCAGCTACTATCGGTTGTCGATGAACTACACAAGGAGATTAAAGAAAATGAGGAGCGTATGCTAAGGCAAAGACGGCGGCAGACAATAATCATGGAGGATGAAGGGCAGGTGCTTGAGATGGACACACTCAAATCCGAAAATGATAGATTAAAACGTCAGCTAGAAGAATTGCTGAAGCAATGCGAAGAGCAGGAACTCCTGAAGGCTGAATGGCAAAAGGAGAGAGCCCGCTTGCAAACAGACAACCTGTCCCTAAACGATGGCTACTCGTCGCTCTCCAAGGAGTTGGCGGAAACACAGCGTAAGCTCGATGACATAGTCCAGGGCCAGAGCTTGAAGAGTGGCACGGACCTCGCTAGCTACCAGTCGGAGATAGAGTACCTGCGGCGCGAGTTGGAGGAGGCTAGAAGTTTGATTGGCGTCAAATCTTCCGTCCACTCCAACCGACACAGAGATGAACTGGGGTTACAATCAAAACTTCCTAATGAGTCTTTGCCCTTATTTGATGGGAACAAAAACAAGGACGCGGCAGCGGGCAGGCTGCTATGGTGCGCGCTATGTGAAAAAGACGGACACACTGCCTTTGAGTGCACTGAAGTTGCCTTTTAG
- the HIS4 gene encoding trifunctional histidinol dehydrogenase/phosphoribosyl-AMP cyclohydrolase/phosphoribosyl-ATP diphosphatase (Syntenic homolog of Saccharomyces cerevisiae YCL030C (HIS4)), which produces MSFPLLVLVADIATVKEKPFVLLSGQLLLDGSQSVETVVGFVKAYPQLRAVSVAYKTDESYTVDDAFTMLNNGVSTLFVDERTADMLVDAGIPHTRLTVSDGSVYRQQYPAVREFSERQIHSLSKVTGEDFANTIISALKTDRADGLFSTLVVDVYERCLGLVYSSEESIRLAIEKKAGVYYSRSRNEVWEKGRTSGNTQELLQVAIDCDGDALRYVVDQRSEQGGMGNFCHLNTPSCFGSLRRGLESLEQIVDQRIADARPESYTLRLVGDTELLNSKIKEEADEVIEAITPAELQWEVADLLYFLMVKMRSNNVTLKEVEANLNMKHMKITRRPGNAKPKYLPAQEWQKNKETPVDIAPSAIYLNVVSSDDEAALKTAITRPIQKTTDILGLVEPIIKKVIEEGDNALTELTARFDGVKIETPVLEAPFGDEYLKGLTEDVRTAIDISMENVRKFHAAQLRDDILKVETQPGVVCTRFPRPIEKVGLYVPGGTAVLPSTAVMLGVPAQVAGCKEIVIASPPRKSDGKISPEVVYVASKIGASKIVLAGGAQAVAALAYGTHSVPKVDKILGPGNQFVTAAKMYVQNDMQALCAIDMPAGPSEVLVICDESADADFVAADLLSQAEHGADSQVILIGANISDEKVHSIQAAVHHQAISLPRVDIIRKSIAHSSIILSSTAEEAFALSNRYAPEHLILHLENASEYLPLVDHAGSVFVGAYTPESCGDYSSGTNHTLPTYGYARQYSGVNTATFQKFVTSQEIYPEGLQNIGHAVMSLAKVEGLDAHRNAVKIRMAKLKLLDADFD; this is translated from the coding sequence ATGTCATTTCCGCTGCTAGTGCTGGTAGCAGATATTGCTACAGTAAAAGAAAAACCATTTGTATTACTATCTGGACAGCTACTGCTGGATGGTAGTCAATCTGTGGAAACGGTTGTTGGGTTTGTGAAAGCCTATCCGCAGCTCAGAGCCGTTTCTGTCGCTTATAAGACGGATGAGAGTTACACAGTTGATGACGCATTTACCATGCTTAATAATGGCGTAAGCACGCTGTTTGTAGATGAGCGCACCGCTGACATGCTAGTGGATGCAGGCATTCCGCATACTAGACTTACCGTTTCTGATGGCAGCGTTTATCGGCAACAATACCCAGCTGTACGCGAGTTTAGCGAGCGTCAGATTCACTCGTTGTCGAAAGTAACCGGTGAAGATTTTGCGAATACAATAATAAGTGCTTTGAAGACCGATCGGGCAGATGGCCTCTTTTCCACATTAGTGGTAGATGTGTATGAGAGATGCCTTGGACTCGTGTATTCCTCGGAGGAGTCAATCAGACTTGCAATCGAGAAAAAGGCGGGAGTATACTACTCTAGATCCCGGAATGAGGTCTGGGAAAAAGGTCGGACCTCTGGGAACACGCAAGAGTTGCTTCAAGTTGCGATTGACTGCGATGGCGATGCATTGAGATATGTTGTGGACCAGCGCTCGGAGCAAGGCGGCATGGGCAATTTTTGCCATCTAAATACCCCGTCATGTTTCGGATCTTTGAGACGCGGCCTGGAGAGTTTAGAGCAGATTGTTGACCAACGCATAGCAGATGCTAGACCTGAGTCATACACCCTCCGTCTTGTTGGAGACACGGAATTGCTAAATTCAAAAATAAAGGAGGAGGCAGATGAAGTGATTGAGGCTATAACGCCAGCTGAACTACAATGGGAAGTTGCGGACTTGCTGTATTTCCTCATGGTTAAAATGAGGAGCAATAATGTGACTTTAAAGGAGGTGGAAGCCAACCTAAACATGAAGCACATGAAGATTACGAGACGGCCTGGAAACGCGAAACCAAAGTACCTACCCGCGCAGGAGTGGCAGAAGAACAAGGAAACTCCTGTAGATATTGCACCATCTGCCATTTACTTGAACGTCGTATCCTCAGATGATGAGGCCGCATTGAAAACAGCAATTACAAGGCCAATTCAGAAAACTACTGATATATTAGGTCTTGTTGAGCCTATAATAAAAAAAGTGATAGAGGAGGGCGACAATGCGTTGACTGAACTAACAGCGAGGTTTGATGGAGTAAAGATAGAAACACCAGTACTAGAGGCTCCTTTTGGCGACGAGTATTTAAAAGGATTAACGGAAGACGTCCGTACGGCCATAGATATTTCGATGGAGAATGTCCGTAAATTTCATGCCGCACAGCTGAGAGACGATATTCTCAAGGTCGAAACGCAACCGGGGGTGGTATGTACGAGATTCCCGAGGCCCATAGAGAAGGTCGGGCTCTATGTTCCCGGTGGCACTGCAGTTCTCCCAAGTACTGCAGTGATGCTTGGAGTGCCAGCGCAAGTTGCTGGCTGCAAAGAGATAGTTATTGCTTCTCCGCCTCGCAAGTCGGACGGTAAAATTTCACCTGAGGTTGTATACGTCGCATCTAAAATTGGCGCCTCGAAGATTGTATTAGCAGGCGGTGCACAAGCTGTTGCTGCCCTTGCTTATGGCACACATTCGGTACCAAAAGTTGACAAAATCCTTGGACCAGGGAACCAGTTTGTCACTGCTGCTAAGATGTATGTGCAAAATGACATGCAGGCTCTCTGTGCCATCGACATGCCTGCAGGTCCATCTGAAGTCCTGGTCATCTGCGATGAGAGCGCCGATGCCGATTTTGTGGCGGCTGATTTACTCTCTCAGGCAGAGCACGGCGCGGACTCTCAGGTTATCCTGATTGGCGCCAACATTTCTGACGAAAAGGTGCACTCTATCCAAGCTGCTGTTCATCACCAGGCAATCTCGTTGCCGCGCGTGGATATCATCCGCAAAAGTATTGCGCACAGCTCTATCATCTTGTCGAGCACAGCAGAGGAGGCCTTTGCCCTCTCCAACCGTTATGCCCCAGAGCATCTCATTCTCCACCTGGAGAATGCGTCTGAATATCTACCCTTGGTGGATCATGCCGGCAGCGTATTCGTCGGTGCGTACACACCTGAATCGTGTGGCGACTACTCGAGTGGGACAAACCACACGCTGCCTACATATGGCTACGCTCGGCAGTATAGCGGCGTCAACACCGCAACGTTCCAGAAATTCGTTACCTCCCAGGAAATTTACCCAGAAGGGTTGCAGAACATCGGGCACGCAGTAATGAGTCTTGCGAAAGTCGAGGGACTGGATGCCCACAGAAATGCTGTGAAAATCCGTATGGCTaagctgaagctgctggacgcTGATTTTGACTAG